The Calditerricola satsumensis genome has a segment encoding these proteins:
- the rpsG gene encoding 30S ribosomal protein S7 encodes MPRRGPVPRRDVDPDPIYNSKLVTKLINKLMIDGKKSKAQKILYEAFEIIRQRTGKDPMDVFEQALKNVMPVLEVRARRVGGANYQVPMEVRPERRVSLGLRWLVQYARLRNEKTMQERLAAEIIDAANNTGGAVKKREDTHKMAEANRAFAHYRW; translated from the coding sequence ATGCCTCGCAGAGGTCCGGTACCCCGTCGCGACGTCGATCCCGATCCGATTTACAACAGCAAGCTCGTGACGAAGCTGATCAACAAGCTGATGATCGACGGCAAGAAATCGAAGGCGCAGAAAATCCTGTACGAAGCCTTCGAGATCATTCGCCAGCGCACGGGGAAAGACCCGATGGACGTGTTTGAACAAGCGCTGAAGAACGTGATGCCCGTTCTGGAAGTCCGGGCGCGTCGCGTTGGCGGCGCCAACTACCAAGTGCCGATGGAGGTCCGCCCGGAGCGCCGCGTGTCGCTCGGCCTGCGCTGGCTCGTGCAGTACGCGCGCCTGCGCAACGAGAAGACGATGCAGGAGCGCCTGGCTGCCGAGATCATCGACGCGGCGAACAACACGGGTGGCGCGGTGAAGAAGCGCGAGGACACGCACAAGATGGCCGAAGCCAACCGCGCGTTCGCCCACTATCGTTGGTAA
- the rpsL gene encoding 30S ribosomal protein S12, whose protein sequence is MPTINQLVRKGRQKKIEKSKSPALQYGYNSLRKQLIPLPSPQKRGVCTRVGTMTPKKPNSALRKYARVRLTNGIEVTAYIPGEGHNLQEHSVVLVRGGRVKDLPGVRYHIVRGALDAAGVANRKQGRSKYGTKRPKEGKK, encoded by the coding sequence ATGCCGACGATCAACCAATTGGTGCGCAAGGGGCGCCAAAAGAAGATTGAAAAATCCAAGTCGCCGGCGCTGCAATACGGGTACAACAGCTTGCGCAAGCAGCTCATCCCCCTGCCGTCTCCGCAAAAGCGCGGCGTGTGCACCCGCGTGGGGACGATGACGCCGAAGAAGCCGAACTCGGCGCTGCGGAAGTACGCGCGTGTGCGCCTCACCAACGGCATCGAGGTGACGGCGTACATTCCCGGCGAAGGCCACAACCTGCAGGAGCACAGCGTCGTGCTCGTGCGCGGGGGCCGCGTGAAGGACCTGCCGGGGGTGCGCTACCACATCGTGCGCGGCGCGCTGGACGCGGCCGGCGTGGCCAACCGGAAGCAAGGCCGCTCCAAGTACGGCACCAAGCGCCCGAAGGAAGGCAAGAAGTAA
- a CDS encoding 50S ribosomal protein L7ae-like protein, protein MSYYEKVRQAKAVTVGTKQTRKAIERGEALEVFVATDAEPHVTEKIIALCKLKGIPVRYVDSMRALGEACGIDVGAAAVAITKER, encoded by the coding sequence ATGTCGTACTATGAGAAGGTCAGGCAGGCCAAGGCCGTGACCGTGGGCACCAAGCAGACGAGGAAGGCCATCGAAAGGGGCGAGGCGCTCGAGGTCTTCGTGGCCACCGACGCCGAGCCGCACGTGACGGAGAAGATCATCGCCCTGTGCAAGCTGAAGGGGATTCCCGTCCGTTACGTCGACTCGATGCGCGCGTTGGGCGAGGCCTGCGGCATCGATGTAGGTGCGGCTGCGGTCGCCATCACGAAGGAACGGTAG